In one Polaribacter sp. ALD11 genomic region, the following are encoded:
- the glgB gene encoding 1,4-alpha-glucan branching protein GlgB, giving the protein MSKVIAHSLFTDFDISLFKAGKHYKLYDKFGAHITTKKGIEGTYFAVWAPNARKVSVIGDFNYWNDKEHQLNVRWDSSGIWEGFIPYAGKGNTYKYKIESSSDGIITEKADPYARRCEHPPKTASIIWEDNYSWKDKKWMKERKKHNALDAPYSVYEVHLGSWKQKVEENRFMSYTELADELVNYVAEMNFTHVEFMPIMEFPYDPSWGYQLTGYFAPTSRFGYPDEFKFLVDKFHEKGIGVLLDWVPSHFPSDAHGLGNFDGSSLYEHPDPRKGYHQDWKSLIFNYGRNEVKSFLISNAIFWLEQYHADGLRVDAVASMLFLDYSRKEGEWEPNEFGGRENLEAISFIKEMNEAVYKNFPDVQTIAEESTSFPQVSSPVFSGGLGFGMKWMMGWMHDTLDYFAKETIYRKHHQNELTFSLNYAFTENFMLPLSHDEVVYGKKAIVEKMPGDEWQKFANLRLLYSFMYTHPGTKLLFQGNEFGQTSEWNFQQSLDWHLLEYDVHKGAQNLVRDLNKFYKKESALYQKQFSHEGFEWIDHGDHENSIMTYIRKGNNEKDNLVIVLNLTPVPRENYRIGLPKTGVLKEVFNSDASKYNGTGNFKNKKLNSEDKKWNNRENSIELNLPPLGMLAYKYK; this is encoded by the coding sequence ATGTCTAAGGTTATAGCGCATAGTTTATTTACAGATTTCGATATTAGCTTATTTAAAGCTGGTAAACATTACAAATTATATGATAAATTTGGGGCTCATATTACAACAAAAAAAGGTATAGAGGGTACTTATTTTGCTGTTTGGGCACCCAATGCTAGAAAAGTTTCTGTAATTGGAGATTTTAATTATTGGAATGATAAAGAACATCAATTAAATGTAAGGTGGGATTCTAGCGGAATTTGGGAAGGTTTTATTCCTTATGCAGGAAAAGGCAACACTTACAAGTATAAAATAGAAAGCAGTAGTGATGGTATTATCACAGAAAAAGCAGATCCTTATGCGCGAAGATGTGAGCACCCTCCAAAAACAGCTTCTATAATTTGGGAAGATAATTATTCTTGGAAAGATAAAAAATGGATGAAAGAGCGCAAAAAGCACAATGCTTTAGATGCACCTTACTCCGTTTATGAAGTCCATTTAGGTTCTTGGAAACAAAAAGTAGAAGAAAATAGGTTTATGAGCTACACAGAATTAGCTGATGAACTTGTAAATTATGTTGCAGAAATGAATTTTACGCACGTAGAGTTCATGCCAATAATGGAATTTCCTTACGACCCGAGTTGGGGGTATCAATTAACGGGCTACTTTGCTCCTACTTCACGTTTCGGTTACCCAGATGAGTTTAAGTTTTTAGTTGATAAATTCCACGAGAAAGGAATTGGCGTTCTTTTAGATTGGGTTCCATCTCATTTTCCATCAGACGCTCATGGTTTAGGTAATTTTGATGGTTCTAGTTTGTATGAACACCCAGATCCTAGAAAAGGATATCATCAAGATTGGAAAAGTCTTATTTTTAATTATGGTAGAAACGAAGTGAAATCGTTTTTAATAAGTAACGCTATTTTCTGGTTAGAACAATACCATGCAGATGGTTTGCGTGTAGATGCTGTAGCGTCTATGTTATTTTTAGATTATTCTAGAAAAGAAGGCGAATGGGAACCAAATGAATTTGGAGGAAGAGAAAATTTAGAAGCAATTTCTTTTATTAAAGAAATGAATGAAGCTGTTTACAAAAACTTTCCAGATGTACAAACCATTGCAGAAGAATCTACTTCTTTTCCGCAAGTATCTAGTCCTGTTTTTTCTGGCGGATTAGGGTTTGGAATGAAATGGATGATGGGTTGGATGCACGATACGCTAGACTATTTTGCTAAAGAAACTATTTATAGAAAACACCATCAAAATGAATTAACATTTAGTTTAAATTATGCTTTTACAGAAAACTTTATGCTGCCTTTATCTCATGATGAAGTAGTGTATGGTAAAAAAGCAATCGTAGAAAAAATGCCTGGAGATGAATGGCAAAAATTCGCAAATTTAAGATTGTTATATAGTTTTATGTACACGCATCCTGGAACAAAATTATTATTTCAAGGAAATGAGTTTGGACAAACAAGTGAATGGAATTTTCAGCAAAGTTTAGATTGGCATTTGCTAGAATATGATGTTCATAAAGGCGCTCAAAACTTAGTAAGAGATTTAAACAAATTTTATAAAAAAGAAAGTGCATTATATCAAAAGCAGTTTTCTCATGAAGGTTTTGAGTGGATAGATCATGGAGACCATGAAAATTCTATAATGACGTATATTAGAAAAGGAAATAATGAAAAAGACAATCTAGTAATTGTTTTAAATTTAACTCCTGTCCCTAGAGAAAATTATAGAATAGGTTTACCAAAAACTGGTGTTTTAAAAGAAGTTTTTAATAGTGATGCCTCCAAGTACAATGGAACAGGTAATTTTAAAAATAAAAAACTAAACTCTGAAGACAAAAAATGGAATAATAGAGAAAATTCTATAGAATTAAACCTACCTCCGTTGGGTATGCTTGCTTATAAGTATAAATAA
- a CDS encoding glucose-1-phosphate adenylyltransferase gives MINDKVLGIILGGGQGSRLYPLTKDRSKPAVPIAGKYRLVDIPISNCINSGIKRMYVLTQFNSASLNAHIKNTYHFSFFSSAFVDVLAAEQTIQSDKWFQGTADAVRQSMHHFLQHDFEYALILSGDQLYNMDFKDMIKKHKKSGAKISIATYPVNAKDATSFGLLKTDDNNIITSFIEKPAADLLPDWTSDVSDEMKSEGRNYLASMGIYIFNRDLLVELMANPDTIDFGKEIIPQAIGEHKTMSYPYEGYWTDIGNIDSFFEANLGLTDDLPKFNLYDKNRVYTRARILPTSKISNTILNKTIIADGCIINAEKIERSVIGIRSRIGKETIVTKTYMMGNDFYESLEDIKSKKIENQLGIGDRCFINNCIIDKNCRIGDDTRINGGLHLKDIETDTYLVKDGIVVLKKGAIIPKGTII, from the coding sequence ATGATAAATGACAAAGTGCTTGGTATTATTTTAGGTGGTGGACAAGGGTCTCGGTTGTATCCGTTAACAAAAGATAGATCTAAACCAGCAGTTCCAATTGCAGGAAAGTATAGATTGGTAGATATCCCTATTTCTAATTGTATTAATTCAGGCATTAAAAGAATGTATGTATTAACTCAGTTTAATTCCGCTTCTTTAAATGCTCATATCAAAAACACTTATCATTTTAGTTTTTTTAGTTCTGCTTTTGTAGATGTATTGGCAGCAGAACAAACCATACAAAGCGACAAATGGTTTCAAGGAACTGCAGATGCTGTAAGACAGAGTATGCATCACTTTTTGCAACACGATTTTGAGTATGCTTTAATTTTATCTGGAGACCAGTTGTACAACATGGACTTTAAAGATATGATTAAAAAACACAAGAAAAGTGGCGCTAAAATTTCTATAGCTACCTATCCTGTAAATGCAAAAGATGCAACTTCATTTGGTTTATTAAAAACAGATGATAATAATATAATTACATCTTTTATTGAAAAACCTGCAGCAGATTTATTACCAGATTGGACTTCAGATGTGAGTGACGAGATGAAAAGTGAAGGAAGAAATTATTTAGCTTCTATGGGAATTTACATTTTTAACCGAGACTTACTGGTTGAATTAATGGCAAACCCTGATACCATTGATTTTGGTAAAGAAATCATTCCGCAAGCTATAGGAGAACACAAAACAATGAGCTACCCATATGAAGGTTATTGGACAGATATTGGAAACATCGATTCTTTCTTTGAAGCTAACTTAGGGCTAACAGATGATTTACCTAAGTTTAATTTGTATGATAAAAACAGAGTGTACACAAGAGCTCGTATTCTACCAACATCAAAAATTTCTAATACGATTCTAAATAAAACCATTATTGCAGACGGTTGTATTATAAATGCAGAAAAAATAGAGAGATCTGTCATAGGTATTCGTTCTAGAATTGGTAAAGAAACTATTGTAACTAAAACTTACATGATGGGTAACGACTTTTATGAATCTTTAGAAGATATTAAGAGTAAAAAAATAGAAAATCAACTTGGTATTGGAGATCGATGCTTTATCAACAATTGTATTATTGATAAAAATTGTAGAATTGGAGACGATACCAGAATTAACGGAGGTTTACATTTAAAAGATATTGAAACAGATACATATCTAGTAAAAGATGGTATTGTAGTTCTAAAAAAAGGAGCCATAATTCCTAAAGGAACTATCATTTAG
- a CDS encoding glycoside hydrolase family 31 protein, whose protein sequence is MIVNTELEQKGNLFPSEIIEYNKDVDTLHFFTKNGVVLQITVVRDSVIRFRYSTTGKFENDFSYGITKHASRGYSFLDISEDEIHYIITTSKLICKVEKRSLQVSLFDAIDLKLINEDEIGFHWEESYEYGGDIVKMSKACQKAESFYGLGDKPVDVNLKGKRFENWATDSYAFGKNTDPIYKAIPFYTAIQNNKAYGIFFDNTFKSHFDFAHERRNVASFWAQGGEMNYYFIYGPQMEDVVKNYTDLTGKPHTLPPLWALGFHQCKWSYYPESNVKEITKTFRDLKIPCDAIYLDIDYMDGFRCFTWDKKHFPDPKRMVKELEDDGFKTVVIIDPGIKIDLEYDVFKEALDKDYFCKRADGPYMKGKVWPGECYFPDYTKPEVREWWAGLFKELIEDIGVKGVWNDMNEPAVMDVPNKSFPDDVRHDYDGNPCSHRKAHNIYGTQMARATYHGLKKYAYPKRPFVITRSAYSGAQRYTSTWMGDNVATWEHLAIANNQAQRMSMSGFSFAGSDIGGFAEQPQGELFARWIQLGIFHAFCRVHSSGDHGNQEPWVFGEEITDIVRKFVELRYQLLPYLYTAFWQYINEGTPILKSLVLYDQEDTATHYRSDEFVYGEQILVCPIIEPNAKGRRMYIPKGKWYNFWTDEVVEGGKEMWVDAEIDSIPLFIKEGAVIPKYPVQQYVDEKNFDKITLDVYYKEGKESSKLYDDAHDGYDYKKGRFSLRTFKVTGKKEELILQQHKRGDFSANYSKFIIVFHNLPFKITSIQIDNVAIELENVNSSKTQAITIDKEFTELHLFGK, encoded by the coding sequence ATGATTGTTAATACAGAATTAGAACAGAAAGGAAATTTATTTCCTTCAGAAATTATAGAATATAATAAAGATGTAGATACACTACATTTTTTTACAAAAAACGGAGTTGTATTACAAATAACGGTTGTAAGAGATAGTGTTATCCGTTTTAGATATAGTACAACAGGTAAATTTGAAAATGATTTTTCTTATGGAATTACCAAACATGCAAGCAGAGGATATAGTTTTTTAGATATATCTGAAGATGAAATTCACTATATAATTACTACTTCTAAATTAATTTGCAAGGTAGAAAAGCGAAGCTTACAAGTAAGTTTATTTGATGCTATTGACTTAAAATTGATTAATGAAGACGAAATTGGTTTTCATTGGGAAGAAAGTTATGAGTATGGTGGTGACATTGTAAAAATGAGTAAAGCTTGCCAGAAAGCAGAAAGTTTTTATGGCTTAGGAGACAAACCTGTAGACGTAAACTTAAAAGGAAAGCGTTTCGAGAATTGGGCAACAGATTCATATGCTTTTGGTAAAAACACAGACCCTATTTATAAGGCAATTCCTTTTTATACTGCTATACAAAACAATAAAGCGTATGGTATTTTCTTTGACAATACCTTTAAATCTCATTTCGATTTTGCACATGAAAGAAGAAATGTAGCTAGTTTTTGGGCACAAGGAGGTGAAATGAATTATTATTTTATTTACGGACCACAAATGGAAGATGTAGTTAAGAACTATACTGATTTAACAGGTAAACCTCATACTTTACCTCCATTATGGGCTTTAGGTTTTCATCAATGTAAATGGAGTTATTACCCAGAGAGTAACGTAAAAGAAATTACAAAAACATTTAGAGATTTAAAAATTCCTTGTGATGCGATCTATTTAGATATTGACTATATGGATGGTTTTCGTTGTTTTACTTGGGATAAAAAACACTTTCCCGACCCGAAAAGAATGGTGAAAGAACTGGAAGATGATGGTTTTAAAACTGTAGTAATTATAGATCCAGGAATTAAAATAGATTTAGAATACGATGTTTTTAAAGAGGCCCTAGACAAAGATTACTTCTGTAAACGTGCAGATGGGCCTTATATGAAAGGTAAGGTTTGGCCTGGAGAATGTTATTTTCCAGATTACACAAAACCAGAAGTTAGAGAATGGTGGGCTGGCTTATTTAAAGAACTAATTGAAGATATTGGTGTAAAAGGTGTGTGGAATGACATGAACGAACCAGCAGTAATGGACGTTCCTAACAAGTCTTTTCCAGATGATGTGCGTCATGATTATGATGGTAATCCTTGTTCTCACAGAAAAGCACACAATATTTATGGAACACAAATGGCACGTGCAACCTATCATGGTTTAAAGAAATATGCATATCCGAAAAGACCTTTTGTAATTACAAGATCTGCTTATTCTGGTGCACAACGCTATACCTCTACCTGGATGGGAGACAACGTTGCAACTTGGGAACATTTGGCAATAGCTAATAACCAAGCACAGAGAATGTCTATGTCTGGTTTTTCTTTTGCAGGATCTGATATTGGTGGTTTTGCAGAACAACCACAAGGAGAATTATTTGCCCGTTGGATTCAATTAGGAATCTTCCATGCTTTTTGTAGAGTACATTCTTCTGGTGATCATGGCAATCAAGAACCTTGGGTTTTTGGTGAAGAAATTACAGATATCGTAAGAAAGTTTGTTGAATTAAGATATCAACTTTTACCTTATTTATATACTGCATTTTGGCAATATATAAATGAAGGAACTCCAATTTTAAAATCGTTGGTTTTATATGATCAAGAAGATACTGCAACACATTATAGAAGTGATGAATTTGTATACGGAGAACAAATTTTAGTTTGCCCAATAATAGAACCAAATGCAAAAGGAAGAAGAATGTATATTCCTAAAGGTAAATGGTACAATTTCTGGACAGATGAAGTAGTTGAAGGTGGAAAAGAAATGTGGGTCGATGCAGAAATAGACAGCATTCCGCTATTTATTAAAGAAGGTGCTGTAATTCCGAAATATCCTGTTCAACAATATGTTGATGAAAAGAACTTTGATAAGATTACTTTAGATGTTTATTATAAAGAAGGTAAAGAATCTTCAAAATTATATGATGACGCTCATGATGGTTATGATTATAAGAAAGGAAGATTTAGTTTACGAACCTTCAAAGTAACAGGAAAAAAAGAAGAATTAATTTTACAACAACACAAACGCGGAGACTTTAGCGCAAATTACAGTAAGTTCATTATTGTATTTCATAATTTACCGTTCAAAATCACCTCAATTCAGATAGATAATGTAGCCATCGAGTTAGAGAATGTAAATTCTTCTAAAACACAAGCTATCACTATCGATAAAGAGTTTACAGAATTGCATTTATTCGGAAAATAA
- a CDS encoding glycogen synthase codes for MNILHISAECFPIAKIGGLADVVGALPKYQKKLGTTSNVVMPYYDNKFTESNSFEKIYENYIALGHEYFHFKVLKLTSNQLGFDLFCIDVPDLLFKDYVYSNDDTARFLAFQIATLDWLLTFEEKPDIIHTHDHHTGLIPFMMSHSFKYETLKDIPTVLTIHNAQYQGWFSHEKTHLIPPFNFEKVGLLDWDSNINSLAAAIKCAWKVTTVSPSYMEELKLQANGLENLLNHESAKCIGILNGIDWTVWNTETDEKLIKNYTTSNVISGKTANKKWLCKEFKLDIKKPLFVFIGRLVGEKGADLFPKIFKEALAENTISILLLGSGHKETEEALTAIPKENFNTFIGYNEKLAHIIYAGADFLLMPSRVEPCGLNQMYSLRYGTVPVVNAIGGLKDTVIDIDKEDGFGIVHNGVTVEKVTKAITRATEYYSDEKAFNKNLKNIMKIDHSWNNSAQEYVNLYKSLKN; via the coding sequence TTGAATATACTACATATAAGTGCGGAATGTTTTCCCATAGCCAAAATTGGTGGACTTGCAGATGTTGTTGGAGCACTTCCTAAATACCAAAAAAAATTAGGCACTACTAGTAACGTGGTAATGCCTTACTATGATAATAAATTTACAGAAAGTAATAGCTTTGAAAAAATTTATGAAAACTATATAGCACTTGGCCATGAGTACTTTCATTTTAAAGTACTCAAACTAACAAGCAACCAATTAGGTTTTGATCTTTTCTGTATTGATGTGCCAGATTTACTATTTAAAGACTATGTTTATTCTAATGATGATACAGCACGTTTTTTAGCTTTTCAAATTGCAACTTTAGATTGGTTGTTAACTTTTGAAGAAAAACCAGATATCATTCATACACATGATCATCATACAGGTTTAATTCCTTTTATGATGTCTCATAGTTTTAAATATGAAACTTTAAAAGATATCCCTACAGTCTTAACTATCCATAATGCACAATATCAAGGGTGGTTTTCTCATGAAAAAACACACCTAATTCCTCCTTTTAACTTTGAAAAGGTAGGGTTATTAGATTGGGACAGTAATATAAACTCATTAGCAGCTGCTATAAAGTGTGCTTGGAAAGTAACAACAGTTTCTCCTTCTTATATGGAAGAATTAAAGTTACAAGCTAATGGATTGGAAAATTTACTAAACCATGAAAGTGCAAAATGTATTGGAATTTTAAATGGGATAGATTGGACCGTTTGGAATACTGAAACAGATGAGAAACTAATAAAAAACTACACAACATCTAACGTTATTTCAGGTAAGACAGCGAACAAGAAATGGTTATGTAAAGAATTTAAACTAGATATTAAAAAACCTCTTTTTGTTTTCATTGGAAGACTAGTTGGTGAAAAAGGCGCAGATTTATTCCCTAAAATTTTTAAGGAAGCACTTGCGGAAAATACTATTTCCATCCTTTTGTTAGGTTCTGGGCACAAAGAAACTGAAGAAGCACTAACGGCTATACCAAAAGAAAACTTTAATACATTTATTGGGTATAATGAAAAACTAGCACATATTATTTATGCTGGTGCAGATTTTCTATTAATGCCTTCTCGAGTAGAACCTTGTGGCTTAAATCAAATGTATTCTTTGCGTTACGGTACAGTACCCGTTGTAAATGCTATTGGAGGTTTAAAGGACACCGTTATAGATATTGATAAAGAAGATGGTTTTGGTATTGTTCATAACGGAGTTACTGTCGAAAAAGTAACAAAAGCTATAACAAGAGCTACTGAATATTATTCCGACGAAAAAGCATTCAATAAAAACCTTAAAAACATAATGAAAATTGACCATTCTTGGAATAATTCTGCGCAAGAATATGTAAACTTATATAAATCTCTAAAAAATTAA